A section of the Branchiostoma lanceolatum isolate klBraLanc5 chromosome 19, klBraLanc5.hap2, whole genome shotgun sequence genome encodes:
- the LOC136424929 gene encoding uncharacterized protein — translation MEGSVAGTVRGLFHQLSLEGSPFVIQLPFLKKTDKETSEASPSAMELDPPSEDVCRQEDARRLSTSSVESVKSVNSLASSMTSSECSDVEDNSEIDSDTETEETPSGCSAVLVRRRRSSLSIESSEDDGMSDYEEDNILSVYSSVPSTTKTSVPGTPLSETDEPFVKRGATEVVKEYHAGGEKNGLSMHLTGTHTGNNSTSRNSSFVSMRTLYSMDDIGEPKDKKRGGNKVMQFNRLSLDGAAGRIAPCSEEPPLKDASKHGSQDGYPELEEDINGNRPYPPALSDQSSSDRTKPNLKLNLKGLCGNTPFGKKDLMDGKLLKSPPACLDVSSEDHVPGSASVDLRSRIPRWPTSSTVTSGFSELLLTPSDLTEMDSDESDVSDCEDFFDMSHVGVFHNIVPCNGLEEFARKYFNEDSLSYKLFVDMARQSPVVQSIVEDEFLWYFICLYWRKNGRQLPAKFIQFIEFSIAEYMFSYAQTNDMSDKETYGKALERLAFVGGVGFYNLIGMEIMSIEPHQLKGVTDNIEEYSFGIFKGNERSSECTGASLHVYDYCISLWISGELNILLGKLTKEEMASYHVIHHCVGTLEYTPNICSFSCGILGESAEPLLAAMAQRAAQTGSFSDAEACLIAMSESNQMETMIHLADVMFPNKVIDLTSLPTLSPMGMAALVHLINVSKFLWRLEILPADLTISDGIYGLMRRLEADPFLEKVTLRSSVDGDIDTLCRLLHLIPVLAAMRFKEDFGQCSLDECEIKIRKVDLSCNYLDNDDILRLAKVLPSLSKLEHLNLSRNCVTADGVSALTRSLAYLRHVSKIDLSSNRLGPDGGKELGVLLKVCPVVRHLDVSDNQLGDEGMSAMAENMPHVKSLRRFLVANNGMTFSGISYLSQGLLKATARLELLDVSGNDVTYEGALALAAIFPHMNHIHEVNVSDCNLGADGASALAKTFPELKSLKKVNMSRNALRDRGVVEVLQHVSELSPPIQVNLEANDIKSDMIDQIVNEISNLPLLGSLDLSHLTLRRYEAFALAYTLQRMSSLETLDLNDSFIEEANFAPIGANLKHLSLLRSLQVYNNRIGCAGAMGLASSLPFLTHLMHLNIQFNSIPESAMLAVTENVKYLPSLVFLDLGWNAVGNNGAKALAASFSSLPHLRTLLLHSAQIGDDGAVEVIQALPMLSKLEVLDLAVNKISDGYIAPLVQSLNGLLHLQSVDLSFNEFSNSGIWEMSGAVREDVCLTVLLKTPGQ, via the exons ATGGAGGGTTCAGTAGCGGGCACAGTGCGAGGTCTCTTCCACCAGCTCAGTCTGGAAGGGTCGCCGTTCGTTATCCAACTCCCGTTCCTAAAAAAGACAGATAAGGAGACATCAGAAGCTAGCCCGTCCGCCATGGAGCTAGATCCACCATCAGAAGACGTTTGTAGACAGGAGGACGCCCGTAGACTATCTACAAGCAGCGTTGAATCTGTGAAATCAGTGAACTCGCTAGCTTCCAGTATGACCAGTAGTGAGTGTTCGGACGTTGAAGACAATTCAGAAATTGACAGCGACACAGAGACAGAGGAGACGCCCAGCGGTTGCTCAGCAGTCCTTGTCAGACGTCGACGGTCTTCCCTCAGCATAGAATCCAGTGAAGACGACGGAATGTCCGATTACGAGGAGGATAACATCCTCTCCGTGTATTCATCCGTCCCGAGTACAACCAAGACTTCCGTCCCGGGCACTCCTCTGTCAGAAACCGACGAACCGTTCGTGAAAAGAGGCGCCACCGAAGTGGTGAAAGAGTACCATGCAGGAGGAGAGAAGAATGGACTTAGCATGCACTTAACGGGAACTCACACCGGAAATAACTCCACATCCAGAAACAGCTCGTTTGTTTCCATGCGGACTTTATATTCCATGGATGACATTGGGGAACCCAAAGACAAGAAACGCGGTGGTAACAAAGTGATGCAGTTCAACAGACTTTCGTTAGATGGCGCTGCCGGTAGAATAGCACCGTGTAGTGAAGAGCCTCCACTGAAAGATGCCAGTAAACATGGTAGTCAAGATGGATACCCAGAACTAGAGGAGGACATCAATGGAAACCGGCCGTACCCGCCCGCCCTGTCTGACCAGAGTTCGTCAGACAGGACAAAGCCGAACCTGAAGTTGAACTTGAAAGGACTTTGTGGGAACACACCGTTTGGAAAGAAAGACTTGATGGACGGGAAACTCCTGAAATCACCCCCAGCCTGCCTGG ATGTATCAAGTGAAGACCACGTACCAGGGTCTGCCTCGGTCGACCTTCGTAGTAgaattccaagatggccgacCAGCTCAACCGTCACATCCGGGTTCTCCGAGCTCCTCCTGACCCCATCTGACCTGACCGAGATGGATTCTGACGAATCAGACGTCAGCGACTGTGAGGACTTCTTCGACATGTCTCACGTCGGCGTCTTTCACAACATCGTGCCGTGCAACGGTCTTGAAGAGTTCGCTCGCAAGTATTTCAACGAAGACTCTCTCTCTTACAAACTATTCGTGGACATGGCAAGACAGAGCCCCGTCGTTCAATCCATCGTGGAGGACGAGTTTTTGTGGTACTTCATCTGTCTATACTGGAGAAAAAACGGTCGCCAGCTTCCCGCAAAGTTCATTCAGTTCATAGAATTCTCGATAGCCGAGTACATGTTTTCTTACGCGCAAACAAACGACATGAGTGACAAAGAAACGTACGGAAAAGCGTTGGAAAGGCTTGCGTTCGTCGGAGGCGTTGGCTTCTACAACTTGATAGGGATGGAAATCATGTCAATCGAACCACACCAGCTCAAGGGAGTGACAGACAACATTGAAGAATACTCCTTTGGTATTTTCAAGGGAAACGAGAGAAGCTCAGAATGTACAGGAGCAAGCCTACACGTCTATGACTACTGCATCTCATTGTGGATCAGTGGTGAACTGAACATACTATTGGGGAAACTGACAAAGGAAGAAATGGCGAGTTACCACGTTATCCACCACTGTGTGGGTACTCTGGAGTACACGCCGAACATTTGCTCGTTCTCGTGCGGGATTCTAGGTGAGAGCGCCGAGCCGTTGTTAGCAGCCATGGCCCAGCGGGCGGCGCAGACGGGATCCTTCTCCGACGCCGAAGCCTGCCTCATCGCCATGAGCGAAAGCAACCAGATGGAGACCATGATCCACCTTGCTGACGTCATGTTTCCCAacaaggtcattgacctcacgTCCCTCCCCACCCTGTCCCCAATGGGTATGGCGGCGCTCGTACACCTGATCAACGTCTCTAAATTTCTTTGGAGACTTGAGATTCTTCCTGCTGATCTGACCATCTCGGACGGAATCTACGGACTGATGCGAAGACTTGAGGCAGATCCTTTCCTCGAGAAAGTGACCCTACGGAGCTCCGTTGATGGTGACATTGACACGCTATGTCGACTGTTACATCTCATCCCAGTCCTGGCCGCAATGAGATTCAAAGAAGACTTCGGACAGTGCAGTCTTGACGAGTGTGAGATAAAAATCCGCAAAGTCGACCTGTCGTGCAACTACCTAGACAATGACGACATCCTGCGGCTGGCAAAGGTACTGCCGTCGCTGTCGAAGCTTGAGCATCTGAACCTATCACGTAACTGTGTGACGGCAGATGGAGTGTCGGCTCTGACGCGTTCTCTCGCGTATCTCCGTCACGTTTCCAAGATCGACCTGAGTAGTAACCGTCTCGGGCCGGACGGAGGGAAGGAACTGGGCGTTCTACTCAAGGTCTGCCCggtcgtccgccatcttgatgtGTCCGACAACCAGCTGGGCGACGAAGGCATGTCCGCCATGGCAGAGAACATGCCGCACGTCAAGTCTCTGAGAAGATTCCTGGTCGCCAACAACGGCATGACGTTCTCTGGGATATCGTATCTATCCCAGGGACTTCTCAAGGCAACGGCAAGGCTGGAGCTCTTGGACGTCAGCGGAAATGACGTCACATACGAAGGTGCGCTTGCGCTGGCCGCCATCTTTCCTCACATGAATCACATCCACGAGGTGAACGTGTCTGACTGTAATCTCGGGGCAGACGGCGCAAGCGCGTTGGCCAAAACCTTCCCTGAGCTAAAGAGTCTCAAGAAAGTGAACATGAGTCGGAACGCTCTCCGTGACCGCGGTGTGGTGGAGGTCCTTCAGCATGTCAGCGAGCTCTCTCCGCCAATCCAAGTCAACCTGGAGGCTAATGACATTAAGAGTGACATGATCGATCAGATTGTCAATGAAATCAGCAACCTGCCCCTCCTGGGCTCCCTAGACCTGAGCCACCTAACCCTCCGCCGGTACGAGGCCTTCGCTCTTGCCTACACGCTGCAGCGAATGTCCTCGCTGGAGACTCTGGATCTCAACGACAGCTTCATCGAGGAAGCAAACTTCGCGCCTATCGGAGCTAACCTCAAGCACCTCTCGCTCCTACGCAGCCTGCAGGTCTATAACAACAGGATAGGATGCGCAGGCGCAATGGGACTGGCTAGCTCACTACCGTTCCTGACACACCTCATGCACCTCAACATCCAGTTCAACTCCATCCCAGAATCCGCCATGCTCGCCGTGACGGAGAACGTCAAGTACCTTCCGTCTCTCGTGTTCCTCGACCTCGGATGGAACGCCGTTGGCAACAACGGAGCGAAGGCTCTGGCGGCATCCTTTTCAAGTCTCCCGCACCTGCGCACTCTCCTTCTCCACTCGGCTCAGATCGGAGACGACGGTGCAGTTGAGGTCATCCAGGCATTGCCGATGCTCAGTAAGCTGGAAGTCCTGGACCTCGCCGTTAACAAGATCAGCGACGGCTACATCGCCCCGCTTGTCCAGAGCCTGAACGGTCTCTTGCACCTCCAGAGCGTGGATCTGTCCTTCAACGAGTTCAGTAACAGCGGGATCTGGGAAATGAGCGGGGCTGTGCGGGAGGACGTCTGCCTGACGGTTCTGCTAAAGACGCCTGGGCAGTAG
- the LOC136425499 gene encoding probable N-acetyltransferase 16, translated as MGDGGLTVREAKHSDYEAVMKMARPDTFRDGFDYLPARFHQYVDDPDVFIIMLESGDSLVGMYVFMFHDDGEALLGKTGRQNPKYDDGSAFRRTSQSIPMVFKDFLLQRCKPTTLFQTVHEGHRTNLRKFLQYLGLWGKDKCTFDAMYFQSDVSAIQSSLASSNTTYLLPLITPYQPPDLHRLLLPAFSAAVLSEGRVFVDWDPYKLSESNMKKFVEAGCYILVDPTEPAAKSLSFGGSYMTPRGRVYHIDIHCKDEALCKAHIINQVKNACSQYRGMITFCIMVIDQALKVTVVKYCVEYLTLSHLPHDHTFTLYETDLTTMANAALRKKAKY; from the exons ATG GGTGACGGCGGGTTAACAGTAAGGGAAGCGAAGCATAGCGACTACGAGGCCGTGATGAAGATGGCTCGACCGGACACCTTCCGTGACGGTTTTGACTACCTACCAGCCAGGTTTCACCAGTATGTGGATGATCCGGACGTTTTCATCATCATGTTAGAAAGCGGCGACAGCCTG GTAGGGATGTACGTTTTCATGTTTCACGACGATGGCGAGGCTCTACTGGGGAAAACCGGTCGTCAAAACCCAAAATATGACGACGGGAGTGCGTTTCGTCGGACGAGTCAGTCCATTCCGATGGTATTCAAGGATTTCCTCCTCCAGCGATGTAAGCCAACGACATTGTTTCAAACTGTCCATGAAGGTCACCGGACGAATCTTCGCAAATTCCTGCAGTATCTGGGGCTTTGGGGCAAGGACAAGTGCACGTTT GATGCCATGTACTTTCAGTCTGACGTGTCTGCCATACAGAGTAGTCTGGCATCAAGCAACACGACCTACCTTCTACCGCTCATCACCCCCTACCAGCCTCCCGACCTCCACCGCCTGCTATTGCCCGCCTTCTCGGCCGCCGTCCTGTCTGAAGGCCGTGTGTTTGTTGACTGGGATCCGTACAAACTTTCTGAGTCCAACATGAAGAAGTTTGTAGAAGCGGGCTGCTACATCCTTGTCGACCCGACCGAACCGGCCGCTAAGAGTCTTAGTTTCGGCGGGAGTTACATGACTCCCCGAGGCAGGGTGTATCACATAGACATACACTGTAAGGACGAGGCTTTATGTAAGGCTCATATCATAAACCAAGTGAAGAACGCCTGTAGTCAGTATAGAGGCATGATAACCTTCTGTATCATGGTGATAGACCAGGCTTTGAAGGTAACAGTCGTGAAATATTGTGTAGAATATCTGACACTGAGTCACCTGCCCCACGATCACACCTTTACTCTGTATGAAACAGATCTCACCACCATGGCTAATGCTGCTCTTAGAAAAAAAGCTAAGTACTAG
- the LOC136425498 gene encoding probable N-acetyltransferase 16, with product MKMARPDTFRDGFDYLPARFHQYVDDPDVFIIMAESGDSLVGIALYMFHDDDEALLLKTGRQNPKYDGGGAFRRVSQSVPMVYKDFLLQRCKPTTLYQSVVEGHRTNLHKYLQNYGLWGKDKCKFDTMYFQSDVSAIQSSLASSNTTNLPPLTPYQPPDLHRLLPPAFSAAVLSEGRVFVDWEPYKLSESNMKKFVEAGCYILVDSTEPAAKSFSFGGSYMTPRGRVYHIDIHCKDEALCKAHIINQVKNACSQYRGMITFCIMVIDQALKETVVKYCVESLTLSHLPHDHTYTLYETDLTTVAKAVLGNKAKY from the exons ATGAAGATGGCTCGACCGGACACCTTCCGTGACGGTTTCGACTACCTACCAGCCAGGTTTCACCAGTATGTGGATGATCCGGACGTTTTCATCATCATGGCAGAAAGTGGCGACAGCCTG GTAGGGATCGCCCTTTACATGTTTCACGACGACGACGAGGCTCTACTGTTGAAAACCGGTCGTCAAAACCCAAAATATGACGGCGGGGGTGCGTTTCGTCGTGTGAGTCAGTCCGTGCCGATGGTATACAAGGATTTCCTCCTCCAGCGATGTAAGCCAACGACCTTGTATCAAAGTGTCGTTGAAGGTCACCGGACGAACCTTCACAAATACCTGCAGAACTATGGGCTTTGGGGCAAGGACAAGTGCAAGTTT GATACCATGTACTTTCAGTCTGACGTGTCTGCCATCCAAAGTAGTCTGGCGTCGAGCAACACGACCAACCTTCCACCGCTCACCCCCTACCAGCCTCCCGACCTCCACCGCCTCCTGCCGCCCGCCTTCTCGGCCGCCGTCCTGTCTGAAGGCCGTGTGTTTGTTGACTGGGAACCGTACAAACTTTCTGAGTCCAACATGAAGAAGTTTGTAGAAGCGGGCTGCTATATTCTTGTCGACTCGACCGAACCGGCCGCTAAGAGTTTTAGTTTCGGCGGGAGTTACATGACTCCCCGAGGCAGGGTGTATCACATAGACATACACTGTAAGGACGAGGCTTTATGTAAGGCTCATATCATAAACCAAGTGAAGAACGCCTGTAGTCAGTATAGAGGCATGATAACCTTCTGTATTATGGTGATAGACCAGGCTTTGAAGGAAACAGTCGTGAAATATTGTGTAGAAAGTCTGACACTGAGTCACCTGCCCCACGATCACACCTATACTCTGTATGAAACAGATCTCACCACCGTGGCTAAAGCTGTTCTTGGAAACAAAGCTAAGTACTAG